The following is a genomic window from Spirosoma agri.
GGCCGAGATCCGTAAACGCTTCGTTGATCCGGTAACTGACCACATCGATCAGCGAAACTAGGTAGGCAACAACGCTGATCGCGCTTAGGTACATCGTTCGCTTGTTCCGTTGCGTGACCAACACGTACAGAACAATGACAAAAAAGAGTGTGATGATATAGGAACGGTGCATAGGGGCCACTACGGTTAGTACCAGAATGCCGACTACACTAACCTGCATCATTTTTGAGCGGAACTGATGCACAAACAGATAGTAGAAAAATACGGGTGTCAGGTAGACCGGTGTGTTGTAGAAACGGGTAAATCCGAAACCTTCTATATCGTGTGTGATGGCTTCACTACCGGCTGCCTGCGCTGCCAGAAATGATGTTTTAAGCGGAATCTGAATCAGAAAAATTACACACAGTACGACTGTGATGGCACACACTGTGCGCATAACACGAATCAATACGTGTGTCGGCACGATGAAGAAAACGCCGAAGCTCAACAAAAACAGATTGGCTCTCAGTACTTTGAGAACTCCGGAGAAACTGTAGTCCAGCACAACGCAGCTATAGAACGCGTCGGCCAGTACGAAGATAACAAAGGCCGCTACCCATTTGAAAACGCCTTCGCGACGAATCACATTCTGAAGCGTGTCGAACCGATAAAACAGCAGTACGACAATGTACAATAGCGCTAAGTCTGTTAGTTTATCGACCGGCGAAGCCGCCATTAAAATAGAGGCCGGAATGAGTTGAAAACCATTGGTTATCAGGCCGAAAAAGATGAGTAAGGAACAATAATAATTTCTGGTGAAAATAAACTGGTAGATCGCCAGCCCGGTCAGTAGGAGTCCAAGCATGATTCGTTCGGTTTAGAGTGAATAGGCTGGCCGAGTGATTTCGGCTAACGTCGAAGCTGGTACATCCCGAATGAAGCGAGCTGGGTTCCCCGCCCAGATCTGATCGTCGGGGATCGTGCGGGTAACGACTGAGCCCGCTCCAACAATCGACCTTTCACCAATGGTGACTCCTTTCAGGATGATGGAGTTCGCGCCGATAAACGAGTCAGCACCAATAGCGATAGCAGCCTTCCGAAACCCTTCCAGTTGGGTCCGTCGCAACTGATAATCAAGCGGATGGAAGTCATTATCCCATATCGACGTGTTGCCGCCTAGGTTGCAGTACGGACCGATCGTTACCGATGACGTAACATTGATGGATGTACCCGAAAAACCGCAGTCGTGGTCAATGTGTAGTGTTGCGCCATTAGCGACCGAAATGATTACGGGATTGTAGAGACCAATGGCATTGTACTGGGTCGATGAGCGAAAAACGACATTGTCGCCGATGACGATTTTTGCACCCGGCGCTACTTTCCAGATCAGCTTACCATACAGTCGTATGTTCTTGCCTAGTGTTACGTTAGGGTAGAATAACCGCATCTTCTGATAAAAAAGAGCCGTTTGCAACGCCAGCTGCCAGTTGCGTATTGAATTGAGGACTAAACTGATTGCAGATCTCATGACCGGTTCAGAATAGGTTGTGGCGTAAGCGCCGTAAAGTTTTTCTTAACCCGTAGCAGGTCCTGCATGGTGGATGAGAAGTGCTTACGTTGCGAGACCATCGTGGTAAGCATCGTGGCATCCATTAGGAGAACAATATATTTTTCTCGAACGGATCTGGGTGCGGTCAATCGACGCAGCGTATAATAAACGCGCCGAAAAAAGTGATACGTCCAGCTTCGGCTGTTGGTTTGTTCGGCTAGCGCATAGTATGGTTGAAGGACCCCGTTGCCTTTACCGAATTGCTGAAACATGCGAGTGATGTATGACCATTGTAGTCGACCTTCGGGCAGGTAATGCTCAAATTCGAGATACGGACTGTACCAAAGCTGATATCCCAGAATCTTGATTAGTGTGGTCAGTTCGCCATCGTCACCGGCCGACAATGTTTTACCCGAACGGCCACTTAACTTGGTCTGGAATCCGGAGTCCAGTACCCGCAGAATGACCGAACGTCGCACAACCAAACCCGCTCCGTAGAGCGTGCTGCCCATCACTTCACCCTCGTTCCGGCCTTGTGGACCAAGTGCATACCCGTGCACACAACCATCGAAGAAATCCGGCTTGTTACCACCAAAAACCGGAGCACCCTGACCACCACAAGCACCGATTCGATCGTTCGATTCCAGAATCCGAAAACTGTCAGTCACGTAGTTCGTGCAGAGCCAGTTATCATCATCGCAGAAAATAAGGTACTCGTAGGTAGCGGCCCGTATTCCCGTCATACGGGCATGGATAAGGCCCTGTTGCGGCTCATTAACGATCGTCAGCGGAATAGTTGTCAAATACGAATCCCACAGTCGCTGAGCCACCTGCGCGGTTTCGTCCGTAGAATTATTGTCGACAACAACGACTTCCCACTTGATTTTATCAGATACGCGTTGCTTTGTCAGATGCTCCAGTGTTTCCGGCAACCGGGCGGCACTGTTGTAGCAGCAAATAACAACCGAAACACCTTTGTTCATGAGTTTAAACGTTATGTGTACGTTGGCTTTCCAGGAAATAGCTCAGCTTTGAAGCAATAATGCCTTCAGCGCGATCTTGCCGGTCGGACGTAATGGTTTATGGATGAAGCTGCTCAGAAACGTTACGTAAAACTGTGTAACCAGCACCGATATAGCAGCCCCGTACGCACCGTAACGGGGAATCAGAAACATATTCATCCCAATATTCAGTACCGAACCGATCAGGGTAATGCGTAGAAACAGGTGCGACAGGTTGAGGGTGTAGACATACGCATTCCGGGCTACACCAAGGGCAACGAACAAGAGCGTAATGACCAGTACCAAACTAACGTCTGCACTCGCTTCAAACCGATTTCCCAGAAAGAAGACAATGAACGGTTTGATGAACAGCACGAAGCCGACAATGATGGCATAGGCGGCACCAACCATTATTTTGTGGAGGTGGGCCAGACTTTGAAGAAATTCGGCCAGACTTTTCTGGTGCGCCTTGACAATTTTGGGTAGAAAAGATGACTGAATGATCATCGGTACGAAGTACACCGCATCGACGAATCGATTGGCCGTTGCGTAGATGCCGCTTTCGAAATCGCCCGCCATGTCACGAACCAAAATTTGGTCAACTCGCATAAACAGCCAGATCGCCATGTTCGATACCGCTAATGGCCAGCTATCACGCAACAGCATTCGGGCGAACCTCCGGTCAAATCGCAACCCGTTCAGCAATTGTTCTTTGATCGCCAGATACAGCAGGCCAATGCCCGTGATGAAGCTTTCGGTCAGCGTAGCTACGCCGTACAGAAACAGATTTTTCGAGACCGTTGCTACCGTCACTTTAGCCGCGCTGGTGGCTATCGATGCTATGTTGGCCGCACCGACCGCTTTTTTCGATTGTAACTGTGCATCGAAGTAAAACGAAAAGACGGTAAGCGGAACGAAGAACAGCGATACCCCCAGCAGCGAAACCAACTGATGCGAAAAATCATCGCTGGGTCGCAACACATAAACGACACCGATAACAAGGCCATAGGACACAAGGCTGAAACCGCCCATCAATGCACCCGCCGTGCCGAGGATTGTACGTCGATTTTCGGCGTTTTTGGCCAATTCCCGAATAACGATTTCCCGCAAGCCAAAGCCAACCAGCGTTGTAAAAAAGGATGAGAGCGCATAACAGTACGTAAAGACACCGTATCGTTCCGGCCCCAGCCGGTTGATCGTATAGATACCAACCGCGAAAATCAGGATGTAATTAATGAGTTTGCCCTGAAGCAGCCATCCGATATTCTTCAGAATGGATGCTGTTTCGGCACTATTCACGTCCAGCGTTTGAGCCAGACCACTCTTCACTCGTCTCTGGAAAGCTTTTATCATAGGGTAGGCTCAATGAGCTTTTTCGTCACCGGTAACCATTTTGTAGGCCGTCCATAGACAGATTTTCAGATCCAGCGGCAGCGATTGTTTCCGGATGTAAAAGTGGTCGTACTTGATCCGGTGCTGCATGTCAACCAGTTGCGCGGTTTCTCCCCGGCAGCCACGAGACTGGGCCAACCCCGTTATGCCAGGTTTGACGGCATACCGGGCCTGATAACCCGGCAGCGTTTTCCAGTGCTTTGCATCGAGTTGGATGGGGTGGGGGCGGGGTCCCACGATGCTCATGTCGCCCAGGAGCACATTGAACACCTGGGGTAGCTCGTCCAGATTCGACTTACGCAGAAACCGGCCAACACGCGTGACCCGCAGGTCGTTTTTGGTAGCCTGTTTGAACTCCCCATCCGTCGTATGAGCCATCGTGCGAAACTTCAGACACCGGAACGGACGCCCGTTTCGACCGGTACGCAATTGCATGAACAGCATGGGACCGGGTGAGGTGAGCCGGATTAACAGACCAATGACCGGCACCAACCAAAGCAGTAACGACATACACACAATACCAGCCACTAAAATGTCGAATAAACGTTTTAGCCGTTCGTACTTTCGGTCCGATCGGAATAGTGCATTACCGTCTGCCGAAAACGATTCATTGAGTACCGCTGGGTCGTTAAGCGATTGCAAAGAAAAGTCAAGCATATCAATAAGATAGAATATAGATCGTGACGATAACTCACTGTACTATTTGCGTTTACGGGTCGAAGTCTTGGCTATTTTAGTAGACTCTTCGTAGTAGCCACCGTAGTTGTTGTAGCCGTACCCGTAGCCATACTGATACGACTCACCGCCACCGACAGCGTTCAGAATCAGGTTTAACCGCTGGAATCGATGCTCTTTATACAGATTGTCGATCATGCGCAGGTACGCTTTTGGTGTATGGTCATGGCGCACCATGAACATCGTTGCATCCACGTAGGGCGAAATCAATTGCGCATCCGTTACCAGACCAACCGGCGGAGAATCGACGATTACATAGTCGAACCGCTCGCGTAGTTCACGGAACAACTGACCCAGTGCGGGACTACTCAGCAATTCGGCGGGGTTTGGTGGAATGGGTCCGCAGGTGATGATATAGTAATTCGGAAAGCCGGGAATCTCCTGTAACACATCGTCCAGGGTGGCTTCCTGAATCAGGTAATTGCTGATACCAACCGTATTGTTCACACCCACAACCGAATGAATTTTAGGCTTGCGCAGGTCCATTTCCAGAATTACCGTTGGCCGACCGACCAGTGCCAGACTTGCGCCAAGGTTCAGTGATAAAAAAGACTTGCCCTCACCGCTGATGCTTGATGTGAACATCACCACCTGACTGTCGACGGGATTGCTGCGCAGAAACTGGAGATTTGTTCGCAGTGCCCGGATCTGTTCCGCAATGACAGAACGTTGACCCGAAATCATAACCATTGGATCGACATTACGGCTGGAAGCGATCTCCCCTAAAATCGGCACCTGGGAGATAGCTTCGACATCGGACCGGCGGCTAACCCGGTTATTGAGCGCATCCCGCGCGCCAAGAACACCGATTGGTAATAGAAGTCCGACAAGGCCAAACAACATGAAAATCGTTCGCTGAACCGGTTTCACTGGATCGGTACCGCTGCTGGGTGGATCAATCGTACGGCTGTCGGCCACGGTCGATGCGTAGGAAAGTGCTGTTTCTTCGCGTTTTTCCAGCAAATAGGTATACAGGTTATTTTTAATGACCTGCTGACGGGTGATGTTAACCAGCGCGCGCTCTTTGTGCGGTATGGTTCTGATCTGATTCTCAAGTTGCTGATTCGTAATACGTAGGCGCTGCTGGGTACCTAGTACGGCCTGTTTAACGTTGCTGATGTTCTCCGCCAGGCTCGCTTTCGTGGCGCTTATCTGACTTTCCAGCGACAGCAGGATGGGGTTGCTGGCCGTCGTTGTCCGACTCAGCTGGTCGCGCTGAAGCTCTAATTCGCCCATTTTGGTGACAAGGCCGATGAGGACCGGATCGCTGATTGTAACCGTTGACGGAGCGACACCCCGTTCGGTAGCTTTTCGGGCAACGTAACGCTCGATATCCTGAATGGCAGCCAGTTGAATGGTTGTCTGATTCAGGCGGTTGTCATTGTCTTTCACCGTTTCCAAAAATACTTGGGCCTGCGAACTCAGGTCTGTGATCCCCTCTGCCGACTTGTACGATTCAACTCCTTTTTCGACAGTCGACAACTCACCGGCGATCAATTGCAGCCGATCCTCAATAAAGTTTAGGGTATTCGATGCGGCAATGTTCTTATCGACAATAGCTGCCTGATTATACTCGCTGACAAGCTTGTTCAGGATGGCTTCTCCCTTGTGAGGAACCGCATCGTCAAGCGTCATTTGCAATACAGTTGATGCTTTGCTACTGGGCGCAATCGTCAGGTTTTTCAAGTAATTATTGATCGCGATGCGTTTTGGCTGCGCCTGAATAAGCAGGGGCTCGGCACTCGCTTTCAGCGCATGACGGGCAAATACGCGCAGACGGCCGTAGGATGTTTGTATGCTCTGGTTGATCGGGTAATCGACATTGTT
Proteins encoded in this region:
- a CDS encoding GumC family protein, producing MSNQNNYAYTPYQVYEADNTPNLRMLLMRYARHWKWFILSVLLAIGAAYAYLLYQTPIYTIETTLLIKDDKKGLSEENILKEMDIFSPKKVIENEMEILRSRALMGKVVESLGLDVQYFRPTNTVKKEIFDESPVRLIVEKANPSLYGTELELTVPSSNKVRINNVDYPINQSIQTSYGRLRVFARHALKASAEPLLIQAQPKRIAINNYLKNLTIAPSSKASTVLQMTLDDAVPHKGEAILNKLVSEYNQAAIVDKNIAASNTLNFIEDRLQLIAGELSTVEKGVESYKSAEGITDLSSQAQVFLETVKDNDNRLNQTTIQLAAIQDIERYVARKATERGVAPSTVTISDPVLIGLVTKMGELELQRDQLSRTTTASNPILLSLESQISATKASLAENISNVKQAVLGTQQRLRITNQQLENQIRTIPHKERALVNITRQQVIKNNLYTYLLEKREETALSYASTVADSRTIDPPSSGTDPVKPVQRTIFMLFGLVGLLLPIGVLGARDALNNRVSRRSDVEAISQVPILGEIASSRNVDPMVMISGQRSVIAEQIRALRTNLQFLRSNPVDSQVVMFTSSISGEGKSFLSLNLGASLALVGRPTVILEMDLRKPKIHSVVGVNNTVGISNYLIQEATLDDVLQEIPGFPNYYIITCGPIPPNPAELLSSPALGQLFRELRERFDYVIVDSPPVGLVTDAQLISPYVDATMFMVRHDHTPKAYLRMIDNLYKEHRFQRLNLILNAVGGGESYQYGYGYGYNNYGGYYEESTKIAKTSTRKRK
- a CDS encoding sugar transferase — encoded protein: MLDFSLQSLNDPAVLNESFSADGNALFRSDRKYERLKRLFDILVAGIVCMSLLLWLVPVIGLLIRLTSPGPMLFMQLRTGRNGRPFRCLKFRTMAHTTDGEFKQATKNDLRVTRVGRFLRKSNLDELPQVFNVLLGDMSIVGPRPHPIQLDAKHWKTLPGYQARYAVKPGITGLAQSRGCRGETAQLVDMQHRIKYDHFYIRKQSLPLDLKICLWTAYKMVTGDEKAH
- a CDS encoding glycosyltransferase — its product is MNKGVSVVICCYNSAARLPETLEHLTKQRVSDKIKWEVVVVDNNSTDETAQVAQRLWDSYLTTIPLTIVNEPQQGLIHARMTGIRAATYEYLIFCDDDNWLCTNYVTDSFRILESNDRIGACGGQGAPVFGGNKPDFFDGCVHGYALGPQGRNEGEVMGSTLYGAGLVVRRSVILRVLDSGFQTKLSGRSGKTLSAGDDGELTTLIKILGYQLWYSPYLEFEHYLPEGRLQWSYITRMFQQFGKGNGVLQPYYALAEQTNSRSWTYHFFRRVYYTLRRLTAPRSVREKYIVLLMDATMLTTMVSQRKHFSSTMQDLLRVKKNFTALTPQPILNRS
- a CDS encoding acyltransferase; translated protein: MRSAISLVLNSIRNWQLALQTALFYQKMRLFYPNVTLGKNIRLYGKLIWKVAPGAKIVIGDNVVFRSSTQYNAIGLYNPVIISVANGATLHIDHDCGFSGTSINVTSSVTIGPYCNLGGNTSIWDNDFHPLDYQLRRTQLEGFRKAAIAIGADSFIGANSIILKGVTIGERSIVGAGSVVTRTIPDDQIWAGNPARFIRDVPASTLAEITRPAYSL
- a CDS encoding flippase, whose product is MIKAFQRRVKSGLAQTLDVNSAETASILKNIGWLLQGKLINYILIFAVGIYTINRLGPERYGVFTYCYALSSFFTTLVGFGLREIVIRELAKNAENRRTILGTAGALMGGFSLVSYGLVIGVVYVLRPSDDFSHQLVSLLGVSLFFVPLTVFSFYFDAQLQSKKAVGAANIASIATSAAKVTVATVSKNLFLYGVATLTESFITGIGLLYLAIKEQLLNGLRFDRRFARMLLRDSWPLAVSNMAIWLFMRVDQILVRDMAGDFESGIYATANRFVDAVYFVPMIIQSSFLPKIVKAHQKSLAEFLQSLAHLHKIMVGAAYAIIVGFVLFIKPFIVFFLGNRFEASADVSLVLVITLLFVALGVARNAYVYTLNLSHLFLRITLIGSVLNIGMNMFLIPRYGAYGAAISVLVTQFYVTFLSSFIHKPLRPTGKIALKALLLQS